A genomic window from Arvicola amphibius chromosome 5, mArvAmp1.2, whole genome shotgun sequence includes:
- the Tshz1 gene encoding teashirt homolog 1 produces MPRRKQQAPRRSAAYVPEEELKAAEIDEEHVEDGGLSLDIQESEFACNEETEIKEAQSYQNSPVSTATNHDAGYGSPFSENSDQLAHFKSSSSREEKEEPQCPESVSYPQDSLAQIKAVYANLFSESCWSSLALDLKKSGSTTSNNDASQKESSTSTPTPPTSTASTASTTATTAITSCSTSTSHSSTTSNNSSSGYDWHQAALAKTLQQTSSYGLLPEPSLFSTVQLYRQNNKLYGSVFTGASKFRCKDCSAAYDTLVELTVHMNETGHYRDDNRDKDSEKTKRWSKPRKRSLMEMEGKEDAQKVLKCMYCGHSFESLQDLSVHMIKTKHYQKVPLKEPVPAITKLVPSTKKRALQDLASPCSPEPTGMAAEVALSESSKDQKTANPYVTPNNRYGYQNGASYTWQFEARKAQILKCMECGSSHDTLQQLTAHMMVTGHFLKVTTSASKKGKQLVLDPVVEEKIQSIPLPPTTHTRLPASSIKKQPESPAGSVASEEKKEPEKEKEKAPPAAGDAERKIKEETEDTTEKFEPTTLYQYLREEDLDDSPKGGVDILKSLENTVSTAISKAQNGAPSWGGYPSIHAAYQLPGTVKPLPSAVQSVQIQPSYASSVKSLSSTEHNALLHSPGSLTPPPHKSNVSAMEELVEKVTGKVSVKKEERPAEKEKASPVKAASPVAKENKDLPKTEETGSKLPKKGSDAETGKAKKEGPLDAHTPNGTEPLKAKVTNGCSNLGIITDHSPEPSFINPLSALQSIMNTHLGKVSKPVSPSLDPLAMLYKISNSMLDKPVYPTTPAKQADAIDRYYYENSDQPIDLTKSKNKPLVSGVADVVSSPLRESALMDISDMVKNLTGRLTPKSSTPSTVSEKSDADGSSFEEALDELSPVHKRKGRQSNWNPQHLLILQAQFASSLRETAEGKYIMSDLGPQERVHISKFTGLSMTTISHWLANVKYQLRRTGGTKFLKNLDTGHPVFFCNDCASQFRTASTYISHLETHLGFSLKDLSKLPLSQIQEQQSVSKALANKTLGPLGSAEEDLGSTFQCKLCNRTFASKHAVKLHLSKTHGKSPEDHLIYVTELEKQ; encoded by the coding sequence CTTATGTTCCCGAGGAAGAACTGAAGGCAGCCGAAATAGATGAGGAACACGTGGAGGATGGTGGGCTGTCTCTGGACATTCAGGAGAGCGAATTCGCGTGCAACGAGGAGACAGAGATCAAAGAGGCCCAGAGCTATCAGAATTCCCCAGTCAGCACTGCCACCAATCACGATGCTGGTTATGGCTCGCCCTTCAGCGAGAACAGTGACCAGCTGGCCCATTTCAAAAGCTCCTCCTctagagaggagaaggaggagccaCAGTGTCCAGAGAGTGTCTCCTACCCCCAGGACAGCTTGGCACAAATCAAAGCCGTGTATGCGAACTTATTCTCAGAGTCCTGCTGGTCTAGCCTAGCTTTGGATTTAAAGAAGTCCGGTTCGACCACCAGCAACAACGATGCCAGCCAGAAGGAGAGCTCCACGTCTACCCCTACACCCCCCACCAGTACCGCCAGCACCGCCAGCACCACAGCCACCACGGCCATTACCAGctgcagcaccagcaccagccaCAGCAGCACCACCAGTAACAACAGCAGCTCTGGGTATGACTGGCACCAAGCCGCCCTGGCCAAGACGCTGCAGCAGACCTCGTCGTATGGGCTGCTGCCCGAGCCCAGCCTGTTCAGCACGGTGCAGCTCTACCGGCAGAATAACAAGCTGTACGGCTCGGTGTTCACAGGGGCCAGCAAGTTCAGGTGCAAGGACTGCAGCGCAGCCTACGACACCTTGGTGGAACTGACGGTGCACATGAACGAGACGGGCCACTACCGAGACGACAACAGGGACAAGGACTCGGAGAAGACCAAGCGGTGGTCCAAGCCCAGGAAGCGCTCCCTGAtggagatggaggggaaggaggacGCACAGAAGGTGCTGAAGTGCATGTACTGCGGACACTCCTTTGAGTCCCTGCAAGACCTCAGCGTCCACATGATCAAAACAAAGCATTACCAGAAAGTGCCTCTGAAAGAGCCCGTGCCCGCCATCACCAAACTGGTCCCGTCCACCAAGAAGCGAGCTCTCCAGGACCTGGCATCCCCTTGCTCCCCGGAGCCCACAGGCATGGCCGCTGAGGTTGCACTGAGTGAGTCATCCAAGGACCAGAAAACGGCCAACCCGTACGTCACACCCAATAACCGCTACGGCTACCAGAATGGTGCTAGCTACACGTGGCAGTTTGAGGCTCGCAAAGCCCAGATCCTGAAGTGCATGGAGTGTGGTAGCTCCCACGACACCTTGCAGCAGCTCACGGCCCACATGATGGTCACTGGCCACTTCTTAAAGGTGACAACGTCTGCctccaagaaaggaaaacagctggTGCTGGACCCTGTGGTAGAAGAGAAGATCCAGTCCATCCCCCTGCCCCCGACCACTCACACCAGGCTACCTGCCTCCAGCATCAAGAAACAGCCAGAGTCCCCTGCAGGCTCTGTAgcctcagaagaaaagaaggagccagaaaaggagaaagagaaagctcCTCCAGCCGCTGGGGATGCAGAGAGGAAGATCAAGGAGGAGACCGAAGACACCACGGAGAAGTTCGAACCCACTACCCTCTATCAGTACTTGCGTGAGGAAGACCTGGATGATAGCCCCAAGGGGGGTGTAGATATCCTAAAGTCGCTTGAGAACACTGTGTCCACAGCTATCAGTAAAGCCCAGAATGGTGCGCCATCGTGGGGCGGCTATCCCAGCATCCATGCAGCCTACCAGCTGCCCGGCACAGTGAAGCCGCTGCCGTCGGCTGTACAGAGCGTGCAGATACAGCCATCTTATGCCAGCAGTGTGAAGTCACTGTCCTCCACAGAGCACAACGCCCTCCTGCACTCCCCAGGGAGCCTCACACCCCCACCTCACAAGAGCAATGTGTCAGCCATGGAGGAGTTAGTGGAGAAGGTCACAGGCAAGGTCAGcgtgaagaaggaggagaggcctGCGGAGAAGGAGAAGGCCTCCCCTGTCAAGGCCGCCTCCCCTGTGGCAAAGGAGAATAAAGATCTTCCCAAGACAGAGGAGACTGGAAGCAAGCTACCGAAGAAGGGCTCAGATGCAGAAACTGGGAAGGCCAAAAAGGAGGGTCCCTTGGATGCTCACACCCCGAATGGTACCGAGCCTCTCAAAGCGAAAGTCACCAACGGCTGCAGCAACCTAGGTATCATCACAGACCACTCGCCAGAACCGTCCTTCATCAACCCCCTGAGCGCTCTGCAGTCCATCATGAACACTCACCTGGGGAAGGTGTCCAAGCCTGTGAGCCCCTCTCTGGACCCGCTGGCGATGCTCTACAAGATCAGCAACAGCATGCTGGACAAGCCCGTCTACCCCACCACCCCTGCCAAACAGGCCGACGCCATCGACCGCTACTATTATGAGAACAGTGACCAGCCCATTGATCTGACTAAGTCCAAGAACAAGCCCCTGGTCTCCGGCGTGGCCGATGTTGTGTCCTCGCCTCTACGGGAGAGCGCCCTCATGGATATCTCAGACATGGTGAAGAACCTCACGGGCCGTCTGACTCCCAAGTCCTCCACACCCTCCACGGTGTCGGAGAAGTCGGACGCGGACGGCAGCAGCTTTGAGGAGGCCCTGGACGAGCTGTCACCTGTCCACAAGAGGAAGGGGCGCCAGTCCAACTGGAACCCACAGCACCTGCTCATCCTCCAGGCCCAATTTGCCTCCAGCCTCCGAGAGACAGCAGAAGGCAAGTACATCATGTCGGACCTGGGTCCTCAGGAGCGGGTGCACATCTCCAAGTTCACAGGCCTCTCCATGACGACCATCAGTCACTGGCTGGCCAATGTCAAGTACCAGCTGCGGAGGACAGGGGGAACGAAGTTCCTTAAGAACCTCGACACAGGgcatcctgtttttttttgtaacGATTGTGCCTCTCAGTTCAGAACTGCCTCCACATACATCAGCCACCTGGAGACGCACCTGGGCTTCAGCTTGAAGGACCTCTCCAAGCTGCCACTCAGCCAGATTCAAGAGCAGCAGAGCGTCTCCAAAGCGCTCGCCAACAAGACTCTGGGCCCACTGGGGTCAGCCGAGGAAGACCTGGGCTCCACATTCCAATGCAAGCTCTGCAACCGAACTTTCGCGAGCAAACACGCAGTAAAACTGCACCTTAGCAAGACACACGGCAAGTCGCCAGAGGACCACCTGATCTATGTGACCGAGCTGGAGAAGCAATAG